Part of the Triticum urartu cultivar G1812 chromosome 2, Tu2.1, whole genome shotgun sequence genome, cctcgtgggcagcccgagactcttctggcccaattCTTTTACTTCCTTGCCTTCTTCTGGtacaaaaatgagttccgtgaagtttcaggtcaattggacttcgtttggttttccttttctgcaatactcaaaaacaacgaaaaaacagaaactggcactgggctctaggttaataggttagtcccaaaaattatataaaatagcatataaatgcatataaaacatccaaggttgataatataatagcatggaacaatcaaaaattatagatacgttagagatgTATCAAGTACCGCTACCCCTTGCGGTGGTACCGTGaggtcgagcggtagtaccgctctgtgcgggctgtgagcataacggttgcatttttccccacctataaaagggagtcttcttccccaatgaactttatctcttgagctcgtgttcttcccccattgttgaccttcttcgagcttgctaactctcaatccctccatggattcttgctagtttttaagggaaaagagagaggagatctagatccacatttccaccaatcactttctcctctatgtgaggggaaccccttggatctagttcgtggagttcttggtgttctccttcttgttcttcctctcatttcctccctagcattagttgcttcggtgggatctgagagagaaggacttgggcactctgtgtgcccttgccattgcatttggtgcttCGGTTTGacttctccacggtgatacgtggaagttacaagttgagaagcttattactcttgggtgcttggtacccgcttgttcctcttgggtgcttgggtgccctagacggttggtggtgtttggACCTCAATCATTGTGGtataaagctccgggcaagcgtcggggtctccaattaggttgtggagatcgccccaaGCAATTTGACGGGTTTCGGTGAAACctcccccaagggttgccaaagcgtacgggttcggtgaccgcccccaaggtttgccatttgtacgggttcagtgaccgccgtcaagggtcccttagtggaatcacggcatcttgcattgtgcgagggcgtgagaagattacggtggccctagtggcttcttggggagcattgtgcctccacaccgctccaaacggagattagcatccgcaagggtgtgaacttcggggtACATCATCGTCTTTGTGTGcatcggttatctcttacccgagccctttacttatgcactttactttgtgatagccatattgtttcttgtcatatatcttgctatcacatagttgtttatcttgcttagtataagttgttggtgcacataggtgaacctagttgttgtaggttttgtgcttgacaaattaaccgctaggtttatttcgcatttgttcaagcctaaaccgtaattattttaaaacgcctattccccccccccccctctaggcgacatccacgatctttcagtCCGTGTCTTGGTTGGGCATCATCATCAACTGGTTGCTATAGTGGAAGTTGTCTTGGCAGCCCTCGCCGGTCGAGAAGAGTGGCAACGTCTCGGGCACCTGTGTCGAATGGGACGTTGCACCTCAAGATGAGGCATCGCGGGTGCCATTTGAACTTGCTTTTACCACACTTACTGCGTGGTCATCACAGGTGTTGTTAGTTCATAGTGACTTGGAGCTCCTGCCCTAGCATTATGGAGGCCCAAGTGCGAATAAGGTACAATGGACATAGTTACTATAACAGTGACATAAATACTTTCAAAACATGAAAATCATTATAAAAGGCATAAACATTGAAAATGCAATTTTTAATAAGCAAATAAAGTCTTAATACACCATGTATATATGATAGGAATGATGATTACGAAATACATGCACTCAACGGTAAATAcgcgccgggggggggggatTACCCCCTACACACTTGCTACGATTATATTCTATAAATCACATTTTTTTGTAATTTATTTAGGTATATACATGTATTGGCCCTTATTTGAGATGGGCCGCCGCACCTTTTGCCATGGTTTATGACCGGTcgtgggagagggagaggagacCGAGGTGGCCTACATCGTCAGATAGTGACGCACAATATACTTTAAATTTGAAATGCATTAATAATGAAAGTTACATTTCTTTTTTTAATATATTATGCCTAACAGGGAAATTCAAACCCAATCCCCACACATATGAGAAAAATTAGAAAACAAAAAGTGCACGCTTTAACAAATTAATTTATTTGTGATACTCTCATAAACTACTTATTTTCATGTTGCAGCCAATCAGGGGAGGAGGAAAAACCATCTGGCTATGTTAGTGGGAGAGGGTGGTCATGTGACCACAAATACTGATATGTTGCCAGTGGCTACTGATTTTTACAAAAACCTTTTGGTTTAGAGAAAAACGATAACATCCATTTGGACCATGCCTTCTCCTTTGAGTAGGAAAAACTCACTCCTGCTGAGGGAGAGGCTTACCTATCTCAGAGGAGGAAATAAAGAATGCCATTATGGGATCTTATTCGTCTGGTGCCCCTAGTTCTAAtggtctttcttttcttttctatcAAACCTTTTGGGATGTTATTAAAATATGATTTCATGGCTTTAGTTAGGGACTTTGAGACCTCTTCCAATGCAaaggtgcttagatgaggtgctaagtgCATTAAATACCTTAGCAACTCAACTCctcaatgcataggtgcttaacTTGTTGTTGGTAAGCACACTTTATTTAATGAGTTAGGACCTAAAGTCGTTCATGCATTGGTCAAGTTGTTTCATTTAAGCGGTTTGCCTAGGTTCTCGTGCTTGGCATTGGTTCTTCCTGGGTTCACCAAAGTGCTCTCTCCCCTCCTTAAATGTTGTGCCATGTCATTTTTTCACTTATGTGGCATGCTTAACACTTGTCCACTGTGGAGCACTAGGAAGGGCCTGAGAGAGGTGTTCGAGATACTTCTAGACTTAACTATGCCATTATTACTTTGATTCCTAAAGAACCTGATGCTAAGATTATGAAACAATTTAGACCCATCAGTTTGGGTAATGTCTCTATAAAAATCTTTAGTAAGGCTATGACTAACAGGTGTGGTCGGAAAGCATCAGGTGTGGTGACGTGTTCTTTTTGGGAATGAACGATATGAGCTCTATTTAAGCATTCGGTCTGGGCTACGCAGTTCTGGATGTCATGCATGAAGGTAAGTATGTGTGGTTTGACGAGGCTCCGGAATTCGCGGTAGAACAGAGGGTCGAAGCCATCTGGCCCTGGACTAGCTAGTGGGTTCATCTGAAGAAAGGAGTCTTTGCTTTCATCTTCCGAGAAGGAGGAGTCGAGGGATAGTACCTGCAGTATGGCTTGTGGTAGTATTTTTTGGGGTCAAAGGACCAAGAAGTTTGTGGTGAAGTTCCGATGATAGCTGTAAAGTGGTCCTTTTTGTGAGATCAACAAGGTTAATGGTCCTTTTTGTGGCGATTTCTCGTAATTGGGCCGAGGAACGTTGTCGAGCCCACCTTTTGAGCTAGCTAGCCTGCTGGGGAGGAGCCAGACAAAGGTTGAGGATGTCAAGGTAAAAAACAGGCAGCGAGCTAGCTAGCCTGCTGGAGAGGAGCCAGACAAACTTGCCGTCCATGTCATGCTCACACTAGGCCGGGCCAGGGACTCAGCAAACTAACGGTCGTTTACAGGATTAATTAGTTGACGGCAAGAAATGGACAGATGCACAACCTCCTACTTTGTACTTTCTCAAAAGTGAAAAGGTATGATTTTCCAGTGACAGGCCGTGTGGCCAAAAGCATTCAGAAGCTTTCATGGACCAACGAATCATAACGGCACAAAATTGACAGTCACAGCCAAAGTAGTAGCTAGGTGACCATGCCAAGTAGCCTAGGCCTATGTACAATTTGGTGATCATCACGTCTTCACATCACCTTGGCCTGATCTTGTCTTGTATGCGAGCGCACAATCATTCCCTCATGCCTACCATCATTCATCAGTCAAGTTTAAGAGCGTGCTCAACTGCACAATGTAATGATTTTCTTTCTTTCTAATGCTATGCTATTAACTTCTGATATGTAGTAAAATTAAGCATGTAGGCAGGAAGAATCTATCTGATTACCCCTGTGTGCCAACCAGTTTATACCGAGACTAACCGACACGAGTTTACTTAACAGGAAGAGACAATATTCTCCCAAAGAATAAGAACAAATTCTACCATGGCATGCAAGAGAACATAAAAGCAAAACTGTGTTTAGATTCCACGGGTACTCACCATGACCCATGATAGTTCTGTCACCTAGTCCATTGGCTGTGACGATGTTACCACGAAACGACCAGCAAGATATCTATCGCCCTTTTCCACCAAATCCCTATCTGATATCTACTTTCTGAGCACAACCAAAAACATCATGCGTCGCTAGACCCACACACTGATTTTCATAGCTTTGCTGTCAACGTCTAGATCCAGAATTAAATGCAGATTATATGTGACACTTACTGCAGCACGCGTGCTGGAGCACAGGAAGCCTTACGATAATGCTGGATTGAGATTTAGTTCGCTCTGACAGGCTGATGACCTGCTCAACTCAAGGAGGTGTGAGTTTGTGATTCGAGGATGGTGATTTAATTCACATAACTCACACATCCTCAAATCACAAACAAGAGGAGGTGTGATTCGAGGATGTGTGGGAGCTAGCTAGGCGAAGGAAGAAGAAATGGCACTTGGGAAGGAGGGTGGTTTATATATCGGGAGAGGCAGCGGCAGGAGGGAGGTTGGTGATTGATTGGGGGTCAAGAGCAGGAGCAGAAGGGGAGGATCAGCATTGGTCAGTGTGCAGAAACTACTGGCACAGCTGTACTTGTGCAGACTGCAGAGCGTGTGTATGTTATATGTATGCTGCCTGGTCCAGCGGGTGCTCTTTTTTACTTGGTACTTGAAGTAGTTTCTTTTCATCCATGTTAGTTGATACACTCCGGTCACTGATTGGATTGTCCTTTCCAGCGCTTTTACCCCTGTAAAATATGCAGACCACGATCCGCCGTTTTGATTCTCAGATAGAATTTGCACACGGCCGGTAAGATACACTTGTAAAACAAATAATTAGTCGTGGAACCGTAAGCTAGCCTGAAGGAAGGGCAGATGAGAGGTGGTTAATGGTGATGGTGGTGGGGGGTGAGTGCTCAGTTCCAAGCTAGGTAGAGCAGCAATGATTCGTGGCGAAAAAGGAGCGCCTTTAGTTCCTCCGATACGATACAAAAAAAGCAGAAAAAAAGGAAGCAACCAACGCGAAATTTCGCACACGTTGCGCAAGTGTGAGCGGCCGCCCATGAATCCGCACTACGCGAGCAAGAACAACACTTTTTTTTCTAAAGTTAGCCTTCCTTTGGCGACATGTGCGTGCGTGCGGGAACTGGGAAGGAGCGGGTCAGTTTGGAAGGCAAGTGGGTGGCCAAGGGAGGGTGGGGCGTCCACATCATTATCAGATGAGACGATGAAGCCCAACGGAAAGCTTAAAGCGGAGGAATAACAAGTAGAAGAGGAATCGTACGTGCATGCTGCATATAGGCCCCCGTCAGCGTCATCTTCATTCCGTGTGGGGGCAGGGGCAGGGCACCTACCCTGATTAGCGGCCGGCGATCGAGCCCCGCCGTCCTCCGTCTTCAGAAACGACCGTGACATGTAGCGGAGCACATGCATGTAGGATACGCATACACTTGTGTACGTACGTACCGTACCGAGAGATCATCGGCGGCGAAGATCGATCGTCAGTAGCACGTACCCGACACCATATTGATCTTCCGAGTTAATTCGACACCATTTATGGTGACTATATCGTCGTGCGATCTACTCAGCTGGGTACGGACGGGAAGATTATAACTCACCGTGCCAGCATATAGTATAGGTATCTACTCCCTCTCCAAAGAAATGTAAGATCGTTTAGATCATTGAAAGTAGCGAGCAGAGCGACTAAACTTATTTCCACCCTTATAAGTTGTATATATGATGATCGATCGAACAGCGGCGTGGCGAGGGAATATTAGGTGAGGAAAGAGAGCAATACATCATTCAGAGCCACGCGTTCTACCTATCCACACCTCCCTCCGTATGCATGCATGTTGCATGTGCCAACACGGAGAGTCGATGATCAAAAAGAAAACAATCAATCatacggcgacggcggcggcggcggcgacgacgacgacgacgatgatgataTGGTCGCCGGATTCAAAGACCAGATGGACGGGCACGGACGCACGCAGTGTGGGTGGAAGGGAAGGGCACGGCCGCACGGAATCGGAAGCTTcacgtcgtcctcctcctccaccaACACGTAGTACGTTTTGTGCGCTCGAATTGTCCGTCACTTGTGCCAAAAATGCAATGCCAGCTACTTGGTTTAATTGAGTGGTTGTTGGCAGATGGACTAGTGGTCCAAGTTAAGGACAACTCAGAGAGAGACCATACACTAGACTGACAGAGAGGGGAGCTGGCTGGCCATGTTTGTAAATCAAGGCGACGGACGTCTCCTAATTCCCGACGCCACAAATGGACGCGCGGAAGCACATGCCACGATGCCAGATGCAGCACGTACACCGATCGAATGCACAAGCTTAGACGTTTCACAACCATATCCAATGATATAATCATAATCAACGTGGAAAACCGGAGAATGGTTGCCAGTAGACGGGAGACCCACAACACGCATGCATACCTGCTCAAATTCAAATGCGAAATGACGGAATATATTTATGTGCCACGGTTGATTTCCGTGGTGGACTTGTACAATTGAATAAGGCTTCAATAATCTTTTGGGCATGCGAGGTTCATGGGGGATGCAGCTCAAGAggtgaacatatatgcatacataTATGGTAAATAAAGCAGAGAAGGTGAATTCTGGTAAGATGTTCCAGTATGGAAATCTGAAGGATGCGTAGGAGGAAATGATCACAGAAGAAGGTAAAAAAAAAAACTGGCAGCGAAATAGCTAGCCTGCTGGGGAGGAGGCAGACAAACCTGCCGTCCATGTCATGCTTACACTAGGCTAGGGCTAGGCCAGGGACTCTAAACCAACCCTCATTCACCTGAGTTAATTAGTTGAGGAAAAGAGATGGGCAGATACAGAACCTACTCTGTACTTTCTCAAAAGTGAAAAGGCATGTGTTTTCAAATTATTTGGCAAAAAGTATTCCAAAGCTTCCTTGGACCAACGAATCCTAACGGCACAAAATTGACAGCCAGCCAAACTAGTAGCTAGTCATTTGGTAATCATCAGGTCTTCACATCCCCTTGGCATATCTTGTGTCGTATGCGAGCACTACAAATTATTCCCACGTGCCTACCATCGTTCATCAGCCAGGTTTAAGAGCATCCTCAACTGCACAATGTTATGtactttttctttctttctttctaaTGCTATGCTATTAACTTCTGGTAGTAAAATTAAGCATGGTGTAAAGTTGTAGGCAGGAAGAATCCATCTGATTACGCCTGTTTGCCACCCGGTTTATACCACCGAAACCAAGTTTATTAAACAGGAAGAGACAATATTCTCCCAAAGAATAAGAATAAGTTCTACCATTGcaagaaaacaaaacaaacaaCTATGTTCCCATGATAGCTCTATGACCTAGTCCATTAGCTGTGACGATATTACCACGAAACGACCAGAAAGATATCTATCGCCTTTTTTCCAGCAAATCCCTATCTGATATCTACTCTCTGAGTACAACCAAAAACATCATGCGTTGCTAGACCCACACACTGATTTTCATAGCTCTGCTGTCAACGTCTAGATCCAGAATTAAGTGCAGATTATATGTGACGCTCCCTGCAGCACGCGTGCTGGAGCACAGGAAGCCTTACGATAATGCTGGATTGAGATTTGGTTGGCTCCGATAGGTTGATGACCTGCTCAACTCAACAGCATAGAAAATGACTCCCTGACCAACCGAGGCCACGGCAATATATCCCCCTAGTTCCTATTATGAGATCCACAGAGTTTGAACCTTCCTACAGAAGCATTCAGAAAATAACGTTACTGTGCAGCATGCAATGAATAAATTGTGACCGAGAAGCAGAGCTGAGAGACCCAAAATAAAGCTGGTACTACGCAGTGAATAATAAGGTTCATCTGTAGGTACATTTAAGTAAAGAAAAGCAAACCATTTTTTGGGGCTGCAGAGAACTGAACCAAGCATATCAGAAAAAAAGGAAGAGCATCAGAAAGTGCTCCAGCCACAAAGTTTGTGGCGGCTTTTTTCTTATAGTTTACATATAGATTCTCATCCATAATGTCATCATAAAGGCAATAAAGCAGAATTCTGGGAATTAGTTTATGTACATTAAGCTCCAGGGTCTTACAAATAGTTGATGGAAAGGCGCATCATCGTTATTCCAAGACAAAATGAGAAGTTATCGCTTCATTAGTGGGGATCATACATGTATTCCTCAGAGAACCAAACAGAATAATCCTACCTAAAAAGGATGGATATGAAGGGACTAGAATAATGAGAGCAGGTAGGGTGCTGGTATATACTAGCATAACAATATTGATTTACGATTCCACTACACTGGCACCAGGTGAAAAATTCAACTAGTTTGTGCTAAAGAAGAAAACTTTTGCACTGTATAATTTGGATAACATTTGATTCGAAGCAAAATCAAAGCACACTCACAGGAAATAAGGGATAAAAAATGGAAGGAGAAGAAGTTTGGAAACTGATGGTATATGTTAGTACTGTAATCACCACTCAACCTAAAGCTAAACACTCCCAGATATCTACAAGCCTATCCATCCGGTCAACATGGGTCTAACAATTATTGAGTGGACCACTAGTGGCCAATATCCTCATACTCCTGCTATAGTGCATTATTAAGAAAGAGGATATGGTGACGATGTACACCATAAATGGTCCCTACCAACTGAAAATGAGCAGAGGATAATATAGAAAACCAAATATTTTCTGCTAAACTTGCCATGAGTGAGTTGTAGTTTCTGAAAAATAAGAGTACATTCGACTCATTTGCAAATACATACTACATTTTTCAGCCACAACGGATACCTTATTACTAGCTAACCATGAGGGTCATGTATGGGGGCTTTTGAAATTTTTTAAGAATTTCCTTGCATCCATGGATCTAGATTGAAACTTTATTATTCTGCTAGTATCCTTTTGTTTTGATAGGAGTTAAACCAAACTTGAGAACTTTCTATTGCAGAATATACTGCAGAGCAACACCTCATAAGGTCAGGTATCTCACATCAGTTTACAGGTAGATTATGCAGTTAACAACCTTATATTTTATACATTTCTTCAAAATGAAAATATGAAAACTTGGTCTGAACCTAAAGCCTTGGAGAAACAATGAAAGATTTCGTAACTCCAACGTTAACATGCAGTGAATGTAGACAGCAACCAGGAGCAAGGGCCAAAGAGAATATCAGATTTACTGAAGTCAAAAGGTAAATTTGCTAAAAAATATATATAATGCTCAGCTGAGAAAATTTAGCCATTGTAGAGAACTTGTAGCGGAGTGGAAAAAACATTCAGGTCGGAACACTCGTAATATTGTGATCATCACAActgccaccgccaccgccaccacctcaTCATCATTATAATCTAACTATAGCACTCCCATAGCACATATACAATTGACAGGAAGCTTCTAACTTACCGTTAATTAGAATGCTTGGTGCAATCAGTGTCCCAGTTCACCTATTGTGGTATCTTCTTTGCAAATAGATTACCAAGTGTTTGTTCAAGTGCTTCTGGAGTGTACTTCATATATTTCGAAGCATGATGGCTGTTCTCGACAAGAGGCCTGGATGATAAATAAAAGAGTAATCACATCAATAATACGACTTGAGTTTATAGGTTAGAGAAACTTGCATGATTCGCATTTAGTAATGAAACCTAGCAATGTGTGCTCTGTGCTTTGCAACGGAACTGGGCAATGTGTACAAGTAGTAACCAGATTTAGGAAGATATGCTGAGGATGTACATTATCCACGTGCGCTAAAAAAAATCTACCTGATTCACATGATACCTCTGTCCATAGAACTAAATGGTTTTATAATCAAACAATCCAAAAATTTTAAAAACTAGATCCAGTCCCCCCCTCCCCAATAGAGCATGATCCACTAATACTGCTCAGGCAAGCATTATCAAAGCCTAGCTAGCACGCCAACTGGTATTGTGTTTGTTGTGCAAAGCAAATAATGATGCTAGTGGTGTTGACCAACGACTCGATCATTCACCACAACAGTATGCCAAGAATGGTTATGATATTTACTTGGTATATGAACTGCAATCCATCATTAAAGATGGACAGCTTGACTAAACAATAGCGAAAATACTTGTATCATTCCCACTTGATACAATTGCACCTGTAGGAAGAGAAAATAAGAACACTGGCCAGTTGCTATTCAAAATTTTGCACCCAAAAATTTATTAACCTCATTCATGATTAGCAAGGAAAAATCTAATAACACATCGCGATGAAAAGAAAGCAGAAGATAGTCGAGCAAGATAGGAAAAATACCCAAAGCGTTTCAGGAAAGATCTATAAGCAGGTAACAGAATTTCAGCAACCGCAAGGATAAGGTTATCGCGTAACTCGTTATCGGGAATAGCCCAGTTCATCTGAGTCTGACAAACCTCTTCAAATTGCTTGTTGAAAGacttgaatctgataatattggaAAGCAACACCATAAGAAATAGCAAGAAAAAAACACCAAAATAAACAGATTAAAGTACACATCGCATTGAAAGTTAGTTCTAACCTCGCCTTGATCACAGATGTGGAAGTTGTACTGCTGTGAGATCCGATACTTCCAACACTTCCTGCAATACCTTCTGTAGCAGAACCTACTGATGAAGTTAAACCTTGAGCTGAGAGACAATCCAATACCTGCAGTTAATtaaaaagagaaggaaagggcAAATAGGTAAACAAACATGTTAATGGAAACTGGACGATATGTGGGCATGCATTGTGCTGCCAAATTTGAGCTTTTGACCATCGGACCTTTCCCCAAGCAACTCTTTTGTACTGAGTAGCATGTTGCTGCACAGTCCTTCGGCGTCTTTGAATCCAATCATCACCAACTAAATCCTTGGCTTCTGAACTGAGAACAAGAAAATGATTATTCCATCCAATTAATGAGATCTCAATTTCTTGTGTTTCTCTCATTGTATGCTTTGTATATACCTGCGGATAGATCTGACGATATAGTTGATGTTATTCATTAAGAACAGAATTCCCAGGGCATGATCCTtgtattgctttgcttttacatCTAGGTTGGTCTCTACGGCATGTATAATGCCAGAGATTTCAGAGACCAGACCAGACTTTGTTCCGTCTCCATTGCTGGATTCTTGAAAGATCAGCTTTAGTGATGACAGATAGCTGCATAAAATTTATATAGGTCTTAAGAAGGAATATTGTTGTTAATGGTAATGCACTGCATTTGTGTTGGAGGACATGTTGAAGAAATATATTCAATGCAGCATATTTCACTTACTCCATAAGATATTTGATATAGTTTCCAACATAGCTGGTAAGAGGATGCACATCTCCATCAGTACTCGTATTCTTAGGCGGCTCCTTCACAATGCTGTCTTTGAAGTCAATGAGAGTCTTTTTTGCTGCTTGTGCTAAACATTTGACCAAAGTACTTGCAGATTTCCGGTTTTCAGCGCATTCATCTCCTGCAAAGACAGCCTCAACCTAACAATAGCCAAGAAATGAAAATACACATTCAAATAGCATGTAAATGCTGCCacgccacacacacacacacatgcagtACTATATAGAAATAGGGGCATATGCATTATCAAACCCGAAAAAATAAGTGTCACTGTTCTTTCATCAAGTACAATGTCAAATTGCTCAGTCACTGCAGTGAACATACCATGATAGACAGCGAGCAACAGACAACTTAAATTCACCGCAAATATAGTATACACCATTTTAACTGAAGAAATAAGGCCATGCATATATGAACCAGAGTCGTGGTATTTGCACCTTTAGACTGCACCTAGCCACCTACAATCCCATAATTCAAATGTATGTCGTTCGCCAACCTAAATCTGTGACTACCTATCTGAATATTTTCTACATCCAATTCACCATATATGGATTGGCTTGAAAACGGCAATTTTCTTTAAATTAGCATAGGTATTTGGTGTGTATTAGAGAGCGTATGTTTTCTTTGTAAAGGTCTAAGTGTAATTTTGTCAGAGAGATAAAGGATGTATGGTCCAAAGGGACATTCTCAATTATTGCCAAAAAAACTATCTACATCGTTTGCAGTGCATGTAATAAGCATCACAgaaaaaaatggaaatagatgCACAATACGAGCATTCTGTTAGGGAACAGCAATTAGTCTAGGTATGTTACGTACAAATAGTGTCATTCACAGCATTTGCGGCAATAGACAAATGGACTACAGGTGGCTGAAACTTCACCTCAGATTGAAGTTCCAATGTTCGGTCAAACATATCTAGCAGCAAAAATACTTTGTCTGGTGATGTCTTAGATTTAGAAATAGCTTGTCCGAAGCTGAGTAGATTCAAGAGGCTTTTGGATGTTGCTGCAGCAAAGCAATGGTCTTTCCATGCATGCTTCCCTTCAAAAATTTGATCACACAGTGCGCGTTCACTAGGAAAAAGCAATTTTACCTGTTGAACAAATAGTCAGCTATTATTAGCAAACATCATTTTACAGTCCAAGCCTTATGTGGTCAAAAGTCAAGAGCCTCACCGCAATCTGCAAACATCGGATCCAGTGAGTAATTTTAGCGTTCCGGCTCTCAGCCTGCGCAGTCTGTACTTCTTCTGCCGTAACATATTCAACTCCCAACTGCTTAAGG contains:
- the LOC125540405 gene encoding exocyst complex component EXO70A1-like isoform X1, which codes for MERAAAAAAETALLREKASLLRESMRRSEAVREGSAAAVDSIGRRMAAVDEAVRPAQARTWSAYSAHDNVARSLRAVEAVVRHLDAVREAESVILESASKGLTGYLDTVDKLKSAEDFFTSNRICKAGDDALKRVDELLHKAAAELENEFSRVLSECSKPVELEQLLKCLPSCSSAKDSAESQPNPGAVLSLPTLIEPRYVPRLSKLAQKSLQLGCHKQFVKIYRCKLLQVSNCLTYLQCSVTIIFHDLLAHDIFLHSSRDIRSSTLELTLKQLGVEYVTAEEVQTAQAESRNAKITHWIRCLQIAVKLLFPSERALCDQIFEGKHAWKDHCFAAATSKSLLNLLSFGQAISKSKTSPDKVFLLLDMFDRTLELQSEVEAVFAGDECAENRKSASTLVKCLAQAAKKTLIDFKDSIVKEPPKNTSTDGDVHPLTSYVGNYIKYLMDYLSSLKLIFQESSNGDGTKSGLVSEISGIIHAVETNLDVKAKQYKDHALGILFLMNNINYIVRSIRSSEAKDLVGDDWIQRRRRTVQQHATQYKRVAWGKVLDCLSAQGLTSSVGSATEGIAGSVGSIGSHSSTTSTSVIKARFKSFNKQFEEVCQTQMNWAIPDNELRDNLILAVAEILLPAYRSFLKRFGPLVENSHHASKYMKYTPEALEQTLGNLFAKKIPQ
- the LOC125540405 gene encoding exocyst complex component EXO70A1-like isoform X2 produces the protein MERAAAAAAETALLREKASLLRESMRRSEAVREGSAAAVDSIGRRMAAVDEAVRPAQARTWSAYSAHDNVARSLRAVEAVVRHLDAVREAESVILESASKGLTGYLDTVDKLKSAEDFFTSNRICKAGDDALKRVDELLHKAAAELENEFSRVLSECSKPVELEQLLKCLPSCSSAKDSAESQPNPGAVLSLPTLIEPRYVPRLSKLAQKSLQLGCHKQFVKIYRDIRSSTLELTLKQLGVEYVTAEEVQTAQAESRNAKITHWIRCLQIAVKLLFPSERALCDQIFEGKHAWKDHCFAAATSKSLLNLLSFGQAISKSKTSPDKVFLLLDMFDRTLELQSEVEAVFAGDECAENRKSASTLVKCLAQAAKKTLIDFKDSIVKEPPKNTSTDGDVHPLTSYVGNYIKYLMDYLSSLKLIFQESSNGDGTKSGLVSEISGIIHAVETNLDVKAKQYKDHALGILFLMNNINYIVRSIRSSEAKDLVGDDWIQRRRRTVQQHATQYKRVAWGKVLDCLSAQGLTSSVGSATEGIAGSVGSIGSHSSTTSTSVIKARFKSFNKQFEEVCQTQMNWAIPDNELRDNLILAVAEILLPAYRSFLKRFGPLVENSHHASKYMKYTPEALEQTLGNLFAKKIPQ